The genome window TGTTCAGCGACAACCGCAACAAGGTGGTGAACAGCAGCAGAGAAGGGAAGGAGGACAGTGCCAGCGAGTCCGGCACATACATGGTGGCCATCAACAACACCACGCTGAGTCCGATGTTGACGGCGAGCAGCGCATCGATCAGCGCGGTGGGCAGCGGCAATATCATCAGCGCCACCACCGCCACGACCAACAGCGCAATCGCCGCCTCGCCGCCGTAGCGCAGTCCACGAGTCAGTCGCATTCGGAAGGTCCTGTGTGATTAGTGAAGGTCTGGCGCTGCATCGGGCGGCGTCTGCACCAGGCCATCGACCCAGCGCAGGACGGCCGCCACGACCGCGAACAGTTCGTCGGGAATGGCCGCGTCCAGCTCCACCTTGTAGAGCGCACGCGCCAACGGTGGATTGGCGATGATCGGCAAGCCCTGCGCCATTGCCGCTTCGCGTAGCGCCAGCGCTGCCTCGTCCTGGCCTTTGGCGACAACCTGCGGCACGCCGAACTCCTGCGAATAGGCGATCGCCACCGCGTAATGGGTAGGGTTGACCACCACCGCCTTGGCCTTGGACAGGCGTTGGCGCGGGTCGGAGAACAGCAGCTCTTGCGCGAACTGCTTGCGCTGGCCTTTGATCTCCGGGTCGCCTTCCACATCCTTGTTCTCGCGCTTGACCTCGTCCTTGCTCATGCGGTGATCGCGGATGAACAGCCAATGCTGGAGTCCCACGTCGATGCCGGCGACGATCAGCAGGATCACGCAGGTGATGGCGAGCAGGCGCACCAGCACTTCCCA of Xanthomonas translucens pv. cerealis contains these proteins:
- a CDS encoding EscU/YscU/HrcU family type III secretion system export apparatus switch protein — its product is MQDARRDGEIAFSQDVGMAAGAICAVLAMQVSSSFLGAHLRALLHLALDMGNSRDNTAMRQGMLRMGVEAAWLALPLMLAIVAGPLFVGLLQTRFNLSFKKLEPKLDALNPVTGLKRIFSARTLTDLIKMLVKAVAIGVVLWKGVEALMPLLLGTAYLPLLDIAQIGWEVLVRLLAITCVILLIVAGIDVGLQHWLFIRDHRMSKDEVKRENKDVEGDPEIKGQRKQFAQELLFSDPRQRLSKAKAVVVNPTHYAVAIAYSQEFGVPQVVAKGQDEAALALREAAMAQGLPIIANPPLARALYKVELDAAIPDELFAVVAAVLRWVDGLVQTPPDAAPDLH